The Ralstonia pickettii DTP0602 genome segment AAGTTGGCGATGGCCGCCAGCGGCGTGTTCAGCTCATGCGCCAGGAACGCCAGCGTCTCATCGATTGCCATCAGCCGGTGCTGGCGCAGCGCGCGTTCGCGGTGGCGCTCGCCGGCCTGGCGCAGCACCTCGCGCACGTCGGTGACGCTCAGCGGCTTTTCCAGGATGCGGAAGACTTCGCCGGAGTTGACGGTCTGCAGCAGCACATCCTTGTCGGCGTAGGCCGTCACCAGGATCCGCACGATCTGCGGGTAGTCCTGCGCAACCTGGCGCAGCAGGTCGCCGCCGTCGCGCCCCGGCATGCGGAAATCCGTCACCAGGATCGCGATGCGCGCGCTCTCGGCGCCCAGCAACGCCACGCCCTCGTCGGCGCTCGCGGCGAGCAGGACTTCGTATTCGCCGCCGACCGCGCGCGCAAAGTACTTGCGCGCCATGTCCTCGTCATCGACGTAGAGAATGGTCGGCCGCGCTTGCTGGACTTCGCTCATGGTCGCTTACTCCGCGCGTGGCAGGTCGAAGCTGAACGCCGCCCACTGGCCCAGCTCGCTCTCCGCAAAGAGCTGGCCGCCGTGGCGCTCGATCACCGCGTAGCTGATCGACAGTCCAAGCCCCAGCCCCTGCCCCACTTCGCGCGTGGTGAAGAACGGTTCGAACACGCGCGCCAGATGTTCCGCCGCGATGCCGGGGCCGTTGTCGCGCACTGTCACATGCAGCCGTCTCTCGGCCCAGCGCACCGTGGTATGGATCGCGGGTTCCTGCGTGCCGGCCTTGCGCATGGCCAGCGCCGCGTTGGAGAACAGGTTGATCAGCACGCCGATGACGGCGGCTTCGTCGCCCATCACCAGCGTGTCGTCGGGCAGTTCGCGCGTGACCTTGACCCCGCGCAGCTCGTGCGCGGTCAGCCGGATCGACGAATCCAGCGCCTTCTCGAACAGGAACGGCGTGCCTTCGACCTCGGCGCCCGGCTTGCGGTAGGCGAACGTCTTCAGGTCGGACACGATATGCTGGATGCGCTGCATGCCCTGCTTGGCATCGACCAGGCATTCGGTCAGCGACTCGCTTTCCTTGGCCTGCGGCTCTTCCATCGCCACCTCGATCGCCATCAGGCAGAAGTTGACCGGGTTGTTGACCTCGTGCAGCAGCCCCGCCGCCAGCGTACCGATGGCGGCCATCTTCTCCTGCTGCAGCATCTGGCCCTTGATGTCGACCAGCTTGCGGTTGATTACCTCGAGCTCGGCGTTCTTCTCGGCAACCTCGGCCTTCAGCCGGAACAGCATGAAGCGCGCGCGCTCGTTGAAGAAGGTGTAGACCCCGCTGGCCGCCGCGGCGAACAGCAGGAACAGCGAATTGACGATAAAGGTGCCGACCGGCTCGATGCCGCCAGGGTGGAACAGGCACGCCAGCACGTACAGCAGGTACGAGAGCACGCCGAACACCAGGTTCTGCCACAGCCCGAATGGCAGCGCGATGCCGGAGGCGAAGATCGCCAGGTTGAGACCGACATAGTAAGGAGACTGCACCCCTTCGGTCTGCGAGATCATCCACGCGATCATGATCTGCGGCAGCATCAGCCAGGTCAGCGTCAGCCATGGCGCGAAGCGCCGGCCCGCGGCGCTGTACAGCATCACCACGACGCCCGCGATCAGCAGCGACACCACCACCCGCGCCACGGCGAAGGCGAGCTGCTGCTGCGGATACTGGCCATAGTCGAGTCCGACCCCGAGCATGACCAGCACGATTGCGGTGTAGGCGCCGCCCCGGCTGAACGCCAGGCGAAAGTCGGCCAGCTCGGACTGGTAGCCGGCGTAGAGTTGGTTGGTGCTCATGGCGTGGTCCGCAGGGACTGCCTCAGTCAATGGTGGCTTCCGCGAACACGTTGACGCCGGTGGCGTCAACGTAGATGCGGTGCGAATGCGAGTTCTCGGGCAGCAGCTGTGCCATGCCGGGGTCGTCGCGGTAGATCAGGTACCACTCCAGCAGGTGTTCCATGCCGAATTTCTCAGGATTGTTGGCGTGGACGTTGGTCACCAGGATTTGCCCGCCCGGGCGCGAACGCGAGGCGAAATACTGCAGCAGCCGCGCGCACACCTTGTCGGACAGGTAGTCGAACAGGCCCGCGCAGTAGACCGCGTCGAACTCCCGCGCACTGATATCGTCAGGCGAGATGCGCCGCTTGAGCAGTTCGTGCACCGACTGGTGCACCATCTCCACGGAAACCTTGCGCCCGGCGCTGCTGGCAGCGTGCTCGATCGAGCTGCGCGTGTATTCCAGCGTCTCTTCGCTGAAGTCGACCAGCTGGAATGACAGCAGCTCCGGATTAGGATACTCGCGCACGAAGCGCTGGATCTCGAAAGCCGGCCCGCAGCCCACGTTGAGCACGCGGAACGGCCGGCCCTCGGCGCGCGCGCGTTCGGCCTGGCGGGTCAGGAAATCGACCAGCAGGTCGATGCGGTTGCGGTGCGCGGTCGCCACCGCCGCCTTCAGGAAGGCGGTGTTGACGATCTGGAAGTAGGTGGTCGGCCCCTGTTGGGGGTCGCCCAGGATCTGGTTCACCATCTCGTAGTCGCCGGCATAGCCGAGCGGCTTGGTGAAGGTGCGGTACACGAACGGCGCGCGCAGCAGCAGCGGGTGCAGTGCCGACTGGGCATAGGTGCGGTGCACCGGCGCGATCTCCGGGTCGACGCGCTCGGCCTCGCCCTCGAGCCAGTCGAGGTACGTCTTGGTCTTGACCATGATCGGCGTGGAGAGCTCGTAGAACACGTCTTCGCGCAGCTTGCCTTCCTTCTTGGGCAGCGATTCGGTCAGGTCCACCTGCTCGACCCAGCGCGACACTTCAGACAGGAAGGCGCGCATCTCGTTGACCACGATCTGGTAGTCGCGCCGGATATTGAAACGCGTGTCCCAGTCCTGCACGAAGAGCTCGGCTTCGCGCCCCACCGACTTGGGCTCGTTGTTCAGGTCGGACAGCTCGCGCCACTCGTCGATCAGCGTCAGCGACACCACCGCGGTCAGGCCGGTGTTCACCAGGCTCATCACCACGGCCTTGCCGAGATAGGCGTTCTTGGCGCCCATGCGGACGCTGAGCTCGCTCAGCACCTCGCTGACCTGCACGATCGAATACGGGTTGTAGATCTCCATCACCAGAGACTTTCTCTGGAGATTGATGATCGTGCCGCGCACCTGCTCGCCCTGCGAGTTGCGGAAACTAACTACCGGATCGATTTGCGTTTTGGAATACACGGTATTGCCCAGGGAAATCCGAGAAACGCTGCGAAGGCCATACTGCCAGGGCGGAACGGCCGGGTACAGCAGGAGGGGGCGAAGGGGTCGCGGGGACGGCTACCGGTATCGGGACGTGCAGCGAATACTCATAGGGAATGCGCTATAGCCTGTTGGCGGGCCGCGGCACCCCGCCTTGGGAGGGTGCGCCGGCAGCCCTTATCGTCTTGGAATTGCCGCGGCCCATTGTACTGTGGCAATCGCGCCGCGTACACCAAGTGCCCCCTGAGCCCCTCGTACGCGGGGAGAATGGAACAATCGGTCGAACCAGCTGCTGAAAAGCAAAAAAGGCCG includes the following:
- a CDS encoding sensor histidine kinase; amino-acid sequence: MSTNQLYAGYQSELADFRLAFSRGGAYTAIVLVMLGVGLDYGQYPQQQLAFAVARVVVSLLIAGVVVMLYSAAGRRFAPWLTLTWLMLPQIMIAWMISQTEGVQSPYYVGLNLAIFASGIALPFGLWQNLVFGVLSYLLYVLACLFHPGGIEPVGTFIVNSLFLLFAAAASGVYTFFNERARFMLFRLKAEVAEKNAELEVINRKLVDIKGQMLQQEKMAAIGTLAAGLLHEVNNPVNFCLMAIEVAMEEPQAKESESLTECLVDAKQGMQRIQHIVSDLKTFAYRKPGAEVEGTPFLFEKALDSSIRLTAHELRGVKVTRELPDDTLVMGDEAAVIGVLINLFSNAALAMRKAGTQEPAIHTTVRWAERRLHVTVRDNGPGIAAEHLARVFEPFFTTREVGQGLGLGLSISYAVIERHGGQLFAESELGQWAAFSFDLPRAE
- a CDS encoding SAM-dependent methyltransferase PhcB, with protein sequence MYSKTQIDPVVSFRNSQGEQVRGTIINLQRKSLVMEIYNPYSIVQVSEVLSELSVRMGAKNAYLGKAVVMSLVNTGLTAVVSLTLIDEWRELSDLNNEPKSVGREAELFVQDWDTRFNIRRDYQIVVNEMRAFLSEVSRWVEQVDLTESLPKKEGKLREDVFYELSTPIMVKTKTYLDWLEGEAERVDPEIAPVHRTYAQSALHPLLLRAPFVYRTFTKPLGYAGDYEMVNQILGDPQQGPTTYFQIVNTAFLKAAVATAHRNRIDLLVDFLTRQAERARAEGRPFRVLNVGCGPAFEIQRFVREYPNPELLSFQLVDFSEETLEYTRSSIEHAASSAGRKVSVEMVHQSVHELLKRRISPDDISAREFDAVYCAGLFDYLSDKVCARLLQYFASRSRPGGQILVTNVHANNPEKFGMEHLLEWYLIYRDDPGMAQLLPENSHSHRIYVDATGVNVFAEATID